The Fervidobacterium pennivorans DNA segment TGGAAGTCCCTACCGGCGGCACCAAGTATAATAACTCTTCTCCTTCTTTTTTCCATGTTGTTCACCTCCGTTTGTTTAGTTGATAGATGATGATAATTAACAGCATTAGAATTATACAAGTAGTAGCTCTACATTTCAATACCAGGTATTCCGAATTATCAATGACAATTTCTTTGTTATTGTTCTATCCTTTGGTATGCTTTAGTATGCTAAAGTATGTTTTTTTTGCGTACAATTATATCAGTACGGCTTAAAAATACGTATTCTGGAATTTTCACAGAGTTCTTGGAAACTTTTCCAAACTAGCGTTCACTTCTAGACAGGTTGTAGTATAATATAAATGGTTTCCACATTATCCTGAAAGGGGAGGTAGAGCGTATGAGAAAGTGGCTAACAGTTGTTTTGGCAGTTCTTTTTGTTTTCTTGGCATTTGCTCAAGCCAAGAAGATCACTATTTGGACATCAGAAGCGCAGGTTCCTATTCTTAAGAAACTTGCAGACCAGTACAAAGCGAAGTACGGTGTTCAGGTTGATGTTATTCAGGTCAATTTCGGGGATATCAAATCAAAATTCTTGACAGCAGCACCAGCAGGTGAAGGTCCGGATATCATTGTTGGAGCACACGACTGGGTTGGTGAACTTGTTGTTAACGGGTTGCTTGAACCAATTAACCTCCCAGAAAAAGAAAAATACTTCCCAGCTCCACTTCAAGGATTTACCTACAACGGCAAGGTTTACGGTGTTCCATATGCATTCGATGGTCCAGCACTAATGTACAACAAAGACTACGTTCAGAACCCACCAAAAACATTTGATGAGCTCATCGCACTTGCAAAGAAAATAGAAAAAGACTATGGCGGAGAAGTTAGAGGATTTATTTACGACTACAAGAACTTCTACTTCAGCTCATTTGCATTCTTTGGTATGGGCGGTTACGTGTTTGGAACTGATAAGACGGGAAAAATCAATGTGAAAGATGTTGGACTTGCAAATGCTGGAGCGATTGAAGGTCTCAAACTTATTAAGAAACTTGTTGACGAAAAGATACTGACACCTGGCGACAACTACAACACAATGGATGGTCTGTTCAAAGACGGTTTGGCAGCAATGATAATCAATGGTCCATGGGCAGTTCCTGGCTACAAACAGGCTGGTATCAATTTTGATGTTGCTCCAATTCCAGACCTTCCTGGTGGAAAGAAACCAAAGCCGTTCTTTGGTGCACAAGGTTTCATGGTTAACGCAAAGAGCAAAAACAAACTCTTCGCACTTGACTTCTTGACAAAGTTCATAGCAACCAAAGATATCATGTACCAGATTTGGCAAGCAGATCCAAGATGTCCATCTAGAACGGACGTTAATGAACTCGTTATGGCAAAAGACCCACTTACAAAGAAGTTTGCCGACTTCCTTGGAAAATATGGTCTTCCAATGCCGAATGTACCAGAGATGGCAGCAGTTTGGGGAGCAATGGGTGATGCTCTAGCAAAAGCGCTTGACCAGGGTGTTCCTGCAGAAAAGGCTCTTGCTGACGCTGTTGCCCAGATAAAAGCACAGATTAAGTAATAACATCGAATAATAAGGGGCACGGGGGTATGCCCCCGTGCTTTTTCTTAAGCAAATGACGCAGAAATTATGAAAACAGTCGTAGTATTGGTTTTCAGAAAAAGTTACAATAAAGCAAGTTCCTCAAAATGATTACAAGGAGGATGAACAAATGAAGTTTTGGAAAGTTATTGGTTACGTAATGCTCACTGCATTCACTGTCTTCAGCATACTTGGTGCCATCTTTCTTTTTGGAAGAGGTTTCTACGAGTTGTCTGTAACGCTCTTTGTTTTGATATTCTTGATAGACTTTTTTATTCTTAATAGGAACGCCTACCCATACCGCTACATGATACCAGCTTTGATTCTACTTTTTATTCTTGTTCTCTATCCAATTGCCTTCACGATAAGAACCGCATTTACAAATTATGGAACCGGTCACATTATGACTCGTCAAGAGGTTGTCGAAAGATTGCTGGTGGACCCGATTTATACTTACGTTGTTCCAGACAGTTCGCCACTAACTTACAGCGTTTATGTGAGGTTTGAAGGTACTCAACCAACTAACGATTTTAGAACTATCGTATTTGATGGTTCAAGTTACTACGTTGCTAGAGAATATCGTGTTCTGAAAAGCGAAGCAGGGCAATTGATATTAGGTGAGGCGGAACTGATAAAGCTTAGTGAAAGTGGATTGAGTTTAGAAAGGCAAAACGGCAAAATAGAGCTTATTCGAGATAGCGGGAAGATTTACAGGTACTTTTATAACCCTGAAGATAGCTCAACATACATAAATGAAGATTATTTCAAATATTCAATACTTTTCCCAATTATGAGTAAAATAGAATTTGTTGACAGTAATGGTAATAGATTTGCAGTCAGGCAAAATGAAGATGGAAAGCTTTTAATGTACAATATCAGACATTTGTATAAACTAGGTCTTGCTGAAACAATAGAAAAGGGAAAAAGTATAGTTAAGACAGTTCTCATAAATACAATCACAAATAGGCCACTGATTGAAGAGAATGGTACGATATACGATATAAATGAAAAGGGAGAGAAGGTAGCTGTTGGTGGATACATTTCTTATTATGGTTTGAAGAATTTTACAAGAATATTCACCGATCCAACTGTTTCCGGTCCATTCGCAAAAATATTTGTTTGGAACTTCACATGGGCTGCTTTGAGCGTCTTGTTCACTTTTGTAATAGGTTTGATACTTGCCCTTGTTCTTAATAATCCAAACCTAAGAGGTCGTGCAATCTACAGGTCTCTTTTAATTATACCTTGGGCGATACCTGCCTTCATATCGGTTCTCGTTTGGAAGAACGGGTTCTTCAATGAAACATATGGTATTTTAAACAAGTTTATAATTACACAAATTTTTGGTAAGGAACCCATCAGGTGGTTTAACGACCCGTTTTGGGCTAAGGTTGCTGTATTGACAGTCAACACATGGCTTGGTTTTCCCTACATGATGGTTGTTTCACTGGGTGCTTTGCAGAGTATTCCTGAAGATTACTACGAAGCTGCTGCTATCGATGGCGCTAACAAATGGCAAAGATTTTGGAAGATTACATTCCCATTGCTTATGACTACTATCGCACCTTTATTGGTTGGTAGTTTTGCGTTCAATTTCAACAACTTTGTCAACATATACCTCCTTACCGGTGGTGGACCTGCAATGCCAAATACCACAACACCTGCTGGTTCTACAGATATTTTGATTTCTTACACATACAAACTTGCTTTCGAAGGAGGACGTGGTCAAGATTTCGGTTTTGCTTCAGCAATATCTATTATCATATTCTTCATAGTCGGAACACTGAGCTTTATCAACTTCCGCCTGTCTGGGTCCTTTGAGGAGGTGAATAGATAATGGTTCGAAAAGAAAGAAAATGGCTCACACATATCATCCTTATAATAGTCTCTATAGTTGTTTTATTCCCAATTGTCTGGGTCGTCTCTACGTCCTTAAGACGTGACAATGCAGCGTTTTCAACTAAATTGTTTAGTAGTAGAATGACTCTTCAAAACTACATAGATCTTATAGCACCCGAGAAAAATGGACCAAGATTGGTTTCTGATATGGACGCACTTATTCTGATGGCACCTCCTCATGATAAGATTACGATCGAAAAAGCAAAAGAACTTTTCCAGAACGATGTCAAAAGATTCAAGATGTACATTCAAGAAACCGAAAAATTGAAAAAAGAAATAGACAATGCAATTTCTTATCTTAATGATTATTTTGAAAAGAATTCGCAGTCGCTCACGAAATCTTACATAGCTGATATAGACAGCATTATTAAAGAACTCCAATTTGAAAAACCAAAAAAATATTTAGAGGTTGCTGCTTATGAATTGTACTCTCAGGGTGAGGACCTAAGCTCTATCCCAGAAGTTGACCCATATGCAGGTCAACAGGACTGGGAAGATATGATTGGTAAAAGAAAAGCGAAATTAGAAGAGTTGAATAATGAAAAGGTGACTTTGCAAAGTGCTATTGAACCTCTGGAAAAAACATATCGAACATACCAAAGTCAATATCTAAGCCTTTCTAGAACCATTCGGTCTTTCTTGGTTCCACAGCTAAAGGAATACTCCTTGGTTCTCAATTCTGCGTCTGACTTGCTCGATGCTGCGAAGGTCTCTAATGTTTTGGCAGAATCATTACCAGAAGAAAATACAATATTAGAAAGTTTCAAAACAACATTTGAACAGATAAAAGGTATCCAATTGAATGTTCAGAAGTTTGATGATTTGAAAGATATTGGCGAAGCGTTGTCAGAATTTCAGAAGGGATATAACCAAGTAATTAACAAATGGGCACAGGCAACAAACAAGGATAAAGCACCATTTGCCGATTTCTTGAATACAATAGATGTCTTTACAACGAGAATAGCAAGTACAATAAACGAAACTGTAAGCTTAATGAACAGGTTAAACAAAGTAACCGAGAAAATGTTACAATTGCAAGTGGAAATAACGAAATACAAGAGCAGGTATGCTAAGATTGAAGAAGAAATCAACAACATTAGTGCTGAGCTTACAAAAGCTTACGAGCTTTTACATGATTCATTGTTGTACCTAAAAGCGAAACTTGCAATTACCCAACTTGAAAAAATAAAAACTTTAGTTGCTAACATGAAACTCCCAGCTCAACTCCAAATGCTTAACATTCAATCTAAGAGGATATTCGGAATCACGACAGATGTAGCAAGCATGATAAATGACCAAAAGAAGCAGAATAAGGTCAGGAAAATAGCTTCTAAGCTCGATTGGCCAGGTACTGCGAAAGACATGTTTACGAACTACGAAATTTTCTCGCAAAACTATGAATCTTTCATAAATGATTTAAAGGTTTACCTTGCGGATATAGAAATTCAGGGTCCTAAGTTTATGCCTGTTTCGAAGACAGGCGTAAAGGTCAGACCTGTTGCTATGGAACGTCTAATCGATACGGTGCTTTCTGTGTACAGGAACAACGTAGTACCTAATATGAATGTTATGTCGAGAAAGTCTTCCGAACTATCTGATAAGCTAAATATAAAAGAACTTTCAGTGAGCTTGAAAAAACTCGATGGGGCGGCATTCAGGATCGACCAAATTTGGCAAAGAAAACCAGACCATTATATGTTGAAGTGGATTATGAACAGTGTTATTGTCTCTCTCAGCGTAGCAATTATAATAACTGCGGTAACTGCTCTTGCAGCGTATCCATTCAGTAGGATGAGGTTTAGAGGGAGAAAGTATGGAATCATGGCGTTATTGCTCATTCAAATGTTCCCAGCAATTATGTACATGATAGCTATTTACACATTCTTATCGTTCGCTGGAAAGTATATTCCAGGGTTTGGATTGAGTAAGCTATCTGGTTTGATATTTGCTTATCTTGGTGGTATTGCATATAATATGTACCTTATAAAAGGTTATTACGATACTATCCCAGACTCACTAGAAGAAGCAGCTTTAATTGATGGCGCAACGAGATGGCAGACATTTGTGAAAATAGTTCTTCCTCTAGCTTCTCCGATTCTTGCGGTTATCGTTATCCTTACGTTCATGGGTACGTTTAACGAATTCGTTCTTGCAAGGATTATATTACAAGATGTTAAACAGTACACATATGCTATAGGTTTGTACACGTTCTCGACAGGTCCTTTTGAAACACAATGGGGATTGTTCACAGCAGCTGCAATGATAGGTATGGTACCAATGGTGATTCTATTCTTATTGATGCAAAAATATATTGTCGGTGGTCTTGTGAAAGGAGCGGTTAAAGGATAATGAGCGTTGGTGATGGGCTGATTTCTCCCCAGTACGATAGTTCTATTGTCAATCTTGTTTCGACATTTCTCAAACACTTTGCGATTCAATCAAACCATCCTGAATACCCCCTCGAAGGCAACTTCGAGGGGTTTTTCCACAATGTGAAAAAAATAGTGATATTCTTGATAGATGGAATGGGATATAACAAGTTCTTAAAAATCAATACGAATATTGGTTTCAGGGATATTATAAAGGTTTCAAGTGTTTTTCCAACCACAACTGTTGCTGCTGTGACAAGTTGGTTTACTGGAAAGACACCAAAAGAGCATGGCCTTCTTGGTTATATTTTGTATCTACGTGAGATAGGTTCAATTACAAATATGATTGAGTTCACCTATCCAGGTGTAGAAGGTGGCATATTTTCTGGGCTCATCAAAAAACGGTTACATAGATTAGATAACGTCTTCGACCTTTTGAAAGACAGAGGGTTTTACGGAGGAGTCTTAACGCATGCTAACATTTCCAACTCAGGTCTTTCTTATCTAATACATAAAAATGCGCACGTGATGGGGTATTACTATATGGGAGATTTGTTGGCTACTTTGAAAAAAAAGCTTGCTGAAGACTGGCAAGGGATTCTTTACATCTACTGGGGTCATCTGGATGGTTTGGGACATAAGAAGGGTCCAGATAGTGAAGCTTACGAAATGGAAATGACAAGGCTACTTTTAGAAATTAAGAAATTCGCCGAAGAACACATACCTAATGATACACTTCTTGTAGTTACATCTGATCATGGCATGGTGCAAATACCAAGTTCGACAAACTATTTCTTGAAACCAACAGATACATTCAACAAACTTTTAGTATCACCTCCAGGGGGAGAGATGAGAATGATGTATTTCTATTTAGTAAAAAAGAGCAACTACGAATTCTTAAGGAACTACTTCGAAGAAAACTATCCTTCGAGCTGCGTATTTCTAACAAGCAGAGAAGCTGTGGATATGGGACTTTTTGGACCTGGGAGAGTGCATCCAGAGTTGTATAACAGAATAGGTGATGCTATAATGATAACGAAGTCGAATAACGCATTCACATATTTGTATAGCGGTGGCGAAGAGAGGCTTGCTGGTATGCATGGTAGCTTAACCGAAGATGAGGTATTTGTTCCCGCAGTTTTTATAAGAAGATAATAACAAACATCACACAAACAGGAGGAAACGGAAATGGTAAGAGTGAGATTTGCACCAAGCCCGACTGGTTATCTACATGTAGGTGGAGCTAGGACAGCCCTATTTAATTGGCTCTTTGCAAGGAAAAACAAAGGTAAATTCATTCTAAGAATAGAAGATACTGATACGGAAAGGTCAACACGTGAGTCAGAACAAATGATAATGAACGATTTAAAATGGCTTGGTTTGTTCTGGGACGAAGGACCAGATATAGGGGGCGAGTTTGGTCCTTACAGGCAAAGTGAAAGATTACACTTGTACAAACAGTACGCATTTGAATTAGTGGAAAGAGGACATGCTTACTTTGCGGTTTACGATAAGAACGATCCAAAAAACGTTCTTTACACAACAACCGAAGAACCAAAAGATGGAAATCCATACACCATTGTTTTCAAAGTGCCGGAGAATGAAATTGTGAAATTCAATGATATGCTAAAAGGCGAAATTGAATTCTCAACAGAACATATGGATGACTTTATAATATTGAAGTCCAACGGATATCCTGTTTACAACTTCGCCGTTGTTATAGATGACCATTTGATGGGAATAACGCATGTCCTTCGCGGAGAAGACCATATATCAAACACACCAAAACAGATACTCATCTACAGAGCATTTGAATGGGAGCCTCCAAAATTTATGCATATTCCTTTGATACTTGGCGCAGACAAGACTCCTTTGAGTAAAAGACATGGAGCAACCGCAGTTGAGCATTTTAGAATAGAAGGATATCTTGCTAAAGCTTTGGTTAACTATCTTGCAATCCTTGGATGGAGTGTGGACGAAGAGATATTCGATTATACACAAAAGATAGATTCGTTCACCCCAGATAGGATTTCCAACAAAAATGTTGTATTTGATTATCAAAAACTCGAGTGGGTCAATGGAAAGCATATGAGATTACTTACGATGGATGAACTCTATACCCATTTTGAAGAATGGAGAAAGTTTGTTGGAGCCGAAAAACAGATTCCAAGAGAGGTCTTAGAAATATGCAGAGAGAAGGTTAATACCCTAAAACAGCTCTACGAATTTGCTCTGCCATTTGTTGATGAAAACTACGAATATTCGCAAGAATACATTGAAAAGTTCGCAAAGAAACCAGAAGCTGTTAGTATCATCGAGTTGGCGCTCGAGAGATTTTCCAGCTTAGAAAATTACGATATTCAAAATGTTGAAACAACGTTGAGAGAAATTGCTACCTCACTTAATATTGGAACGAATAAAGTTTTTCAGACAATTAGAGGGGCATTACTTGGAAAGCTTGTTACTCCTGGGTTGTTTGAAAGTATAGTTGTACTAGGAAGAGCCGAAACAATTAGAAGGTTGCAAAGAGCTCTTGACTTTGTCAAAAAACTAACCCAATGTGACTACCACCGAGAGCTATAAAAAACACATAAGGGGTTGGAAGCCTTGAAGATTCAGAGCGTGTACAAAAACGATAAATTAGAGATTGTCAAAATCGAAGAGAAGAATGGTAGATTTTATGCGTACGCTTTTTCATCACCGTTTTATCCTGATGGAAAAGGTGGACAACTTGGAGATAGAGGAAAAATCGGCAACATCGACGTATTAGCTGTAAGTGAAAGAGACGGTTTTGTTGTCCATGAACTTTCTGGAATAATAGAACCAGGTATATACGATGTGCAAATCGACCAACTTCGTAGGAAAGATATCGCACAACAACATACTGCGCAGCATATATTGTCAGCAGCTTTCATAGAAGTTGCTGAAATTGAGACTGTTAGCTTTCACATGGGCGAAGAGTATTCAACTATAGACTTGGACATACCATTTGTGGAACCAGAGGTCACTGAGGAAACAGAAGATTTGGCAAACAGGATTGTTCAATCATGCACACAGGTAGAGGAAATAGTAACAGATTTCGAAGGAGTTAAGGCTTTCGAATTGAGAAAACCTTTGAGTGACAAGGTAAAGGGAAAGGTAAGGTTAATAAAAATAGCGAACCTAGATATCTCGGCGTGCGGTGGGTTTCATGTTGATAATACCGGCGAGATAGGTGTTGTAAAGATTATAGATCTGGAAAAAGTAAAAGGTAACCTCACAAGGGTGTATTTTGTCGCAGGTGTAAGGGCTGTAAGATATTTCAGAAAGTACAACAATGTGCTTAAGAACCTTTCAAGACAGTTAACTTCTTCAATCGATGAACTGAACCAGCGTGTTGAAAAGATAATCAACGAACTTCGGGAGAAAAGTTCGTTGCTTTCAAAAGTTTCACAAGACTATGCTGAATTATTGAAACAAGCTATTGAAAACAACGATTTTGTCTACTTCGAAGGTTACACAGAAGTTGGAAATTTCTTGTCAAAAATTGTTGACAACCAGTTCTTAGTTTTTTACGATGGTAGCAAGTACATCATCGGTTCAAAAAAGTATGATGTACGGAAATTTGTAAAAGCATTAATTGAAAAATTTGGAGGAAAGGGTGGAGGAAAAGAAGAGTTTGCAAATTACATACCAAATAGAAAGTTGTCAGCAACAGATTTTGAGACTGTTTTTTCCGAGGTCTACAACAAATAGTTATCGAAAACTATTTACTGGAGGTGTTCAGTATGGGTGCGTCAAAAAAGTTGTTCATATTCGGACTATTACTTTTTGTTTCAGTCTTTGCATTTTCTAACGCCTTAAAATTTTTGCCAAAAGACTACTCAGCAATTCTTTACATTCCTGACGTTCCAAAAGCTTACGAAGAGTTTAAGGCATTGCCCATAGGTCAAACTTTATTAGCAGATACAGGAATAGGTTTGGAGTCACTTGTTAGAGGCGTATTAGAACAGCAACTCTTATCGATGAAATACACATTAGATGATTTTGACTTGTTTAGCAAGGAAATGCTCGTTGTCATTGACAAAGATGGAAATATGACTGTTGTGTTGGGACCTGTAAAGAGTCCTACGAAAGTTAGGAAGGTATTGGAAAGTTTCCTGGAGGCAGAGACATTAAAAAAAGTTAAATTTACCGAGAACTACTTTATATATTCTGATGTGCAAGTTGGTGGCGGTAAAGTTCCAGCGAATTTGCTTTCAAATCTCAAGGGAAACCTTGGAGTAACATATTCCTACGTGACAGATGGTAAAATCACATTCGAAGGTTACGGATATATGAGAATTGAAAACAACGCACTTACTTTCTATCAAAAGTTGGATGCCAAAACGGCAGATGCGAAAAATGTGCTCAAAACGTTGCAAAATACAAAACCTATTGATATCTTTGCCGACAAGAATGTAGGTGGAGATTTATTGCTGTTTGTGAACAGACCTATTCCTGATGTGTTGAGAAAAACATTTTTAGATGCCTTAGCCTCTAACTTTAATATAACCAATGTGAATGCGACAGGGGTAATGTATCTTTCTGCAGATGTTGGTGCAGCAGTTAGTGCATTGCTAAGCACTGATACGCAAACAGGAAATTCTAAATCTAGTCAAACAACACCTCAGGTAAGTATATCTGCGTACTCTGTTGTTTTCGGGACAGGTTTCAAAATGCCTGCTGAGGTGAAAAAGTACGTAACGATAGGTTCTGAGAAGTACGGAGTATTAACCACTGAAAATGGAATGGAAAGTTATATACTGATAAAGAACGACAGAATGATAACCTATACGGTAAATCCGACCAAATACAAACCAGGCGACAGAACCTTTTTCACATCAATTTATGATTCAAAATACTTCATGGGAATATTCCTTAACTTTGAACCACTTATCAATA contains these protein-coding regions:
- a CDS encoding alanyl-tRNA editing protein — its product is MKIQSVYKNDKLEIVKIEEKNGRFYAYAFSSPFYPDGKGGQLGDRGKIGNIDVLAVSERDGFVVHELSGIIEPGIYDVQIDQLRRKDIAQQHTAQHILSAAFIEVAEIETVSFHMGEEYSTIDLDIPFVEPEVTEETEDLANRIVQSCTQVEEIVTDFEGVKAFELRKPLSDKVKGKVRLIKIANLDISACGGFHVDNTGEIGVVKIIDLEKVKGNLTRVYFVAGVRAVRYFRKYNNVLKNLSRQLTSSIDELNQRVEKIINELREKSSLLSKVSQDYAELLKQAIENNDFVYFEGYTEVGNFLSKIVDNQFLVFYDGSKYIIGSKKYDVRKFVKALIEKFGGKGGGKEEFANYIPNRKLSATDFETVFSEVYNK
- the gltX gene encoding glutamate--tRNA ligase — protein: MVRVRFAPSPTGYLHVGGARTALFNWLFARKNKGKFILRIEDTDTERSTRESEQMIMNDLKWLGLFWDEGPDIGGEFGPYRQSERLHLYKQYAFELVERGHAYFAVYDKNDPKNVLYTTTEEPKDGNPYTIVFKVPENEIVKFNDMLKGEIEFSTEHMDDFIILKSNGYPVYNFAVVIDDHLMGITHVLRGEDHISNTPKQILIYRAFEWEPPKFMHIPLILGADKTPLSKRHGATAVEHFRIEGYLAKALVNYLAILGWSVDEEIFDYTQKIDSFTPDRISNKNVVFDYQKLEWVNGKHMRLLTMDELYTHFEEWRKFVGAEKQIPREVLEICREKVNTLKQLYEFALPFVDENYEYSQEYIEKFAKKPEAVSIIELALERFSSLENYDIQNVETTLREIATSLNIGTNKVFQTIRGALLGKLVTPGLFESIVVLGRAETIRRLQRALDFVKKLTQCDYHREL
- a CDS encoding ABC transporter permease subunit codes for the protein MVRKERKWLTHIILIIVSIVVLFPIVWVVSTSLRRDNAAFSTKLFSSRMTLQNYIDLIAPEKNGPRLVSDMDALILMAPPHDKITIEKAKELFQNDVKRFKMYIQETEKLKKEIDNAISYLNDYFEKNSQSLTKSYIADIDSIIKELQFEKPKKYLEVAAYELYSQGEDLSSIPEVDPYAGQQDWEDMIGKRKAKLEELNNEKVTLQSAIEPLEKTYRTYQSQYLSLSRTIRSFLVPQLKEYSLVLNSASDLLDAAKVSNVLAESLPEENTILESFKTTFEQIKGIQLNVQKFDDLKDIGEALSEFQKGYNQVINKWAQATNKDKAPFADFLNTIDVFTTRIASTINETVSLMNRLNKVTEKMLQLQVEITKYKSRYAKIEEEINNISAELTKAYELLHDSLLYLKAKLAITQLEKIKTLVANMKLPAQLQMLNIQSKRIFGITTDVASMINDQKKQNKVRKIASKLDWPGTAKDMFTNYEIFSQNYESFINDLKVYLADIEIQGPKFMPVSKTGVKVRPVAMERLIDTVLSVYRNNVVPNMNVMSRKSSELSDKLNIKELSVSLKKLDGAAFRIDQIWQRKPDHYMLKWIMNSVIVSLSVAIIITAVTALAAYPFSRMRFRGRKYGIMALLLIQMFPAIMYMIAIYTFLSFAGKYIPGFGLSKLSGLIFAYLGGIAYNMYLIKGYYDTIPDSLEEAALIDGATRWQTFVKIVLPLASPILAVIVILTFMGTFNEFVLARIILQDVKQYTYAIGLYTFSTGPFETQWGLFTAAAMIGMVPMVILFLLMQKYIVGGLVKGAVKG
- a CDS encoding sugar ABC transporter substrate-binding protein, yielding MRKWLTVVLAVLFVFLAFAQAKKITIWTSEAQVPILKKLADQYKAKYGVQVDVIQVNFGDIKSKFLTAAPAGEGPDIIVGAHDWVGELVVNGLLEPINLPEKEKYFPAPLQGFTYNGKVYGVPYAFDGPALMYNKDYVQNPPKTFDELIALAKKIEKDYGGEVRGFIYDYKNFYFSSFAFFGMGGYVFGTDKTGKINVKDVGLANAGAIEGLKLIKKLVDEKILTPGDNYNTMDGLFKDGLAAMIINGPWAVPGYKQAGINFDVAPIPDLPGGKKPKPFFGAQGFMVNAKSKNKLFALDFLTKFIATKDIMYQIWQADPRCPSRTDVNELVMAKDPLTKKFADFLGKYGLPMPNVPEMAAVWGAMGDALAKALDQGVPAEKALADAVAQIKAQIK
- a CDS encoding alkaline phosphatase family protein; the protein is MSVGDGLISPQYDSSIVNLVSTFLKHFAIQSNHPEYPLEGNFEGFFHNVKKIVIFLIDGMGYNKFLKINTNIGFRDIIKVSSVFPTTTVAAVTSWFTGKTPKEHGLLGYILYLREIGSITNMIEFTYPGVEGGIFSGLIKKRLHRLDNVFDLLKDRGFYGGVLTHANISNSGLSYLIHKNAHVMGYYYMGDLLATLKKKLAEDWQGILYIYWGHLDGLGHKKGPDSEAYEMEMTRLLLEIKKFAEEHIPNDTLLVVTSDHGMVQIPSSTNYFLKPTDTFNKLLVSPPGGEMRMMYFYLVKKSNYEFLRNYFEENYPSSCVFLTSREAVDMGLFGPGRVHPELYNRIGDAIMITKSNNAFTYLYSGGEERLAGMHGSLTEDEVFVPAVFIRR
- a CDS encoding ABC transporter permease subunit translates to MKFWKVIGYVMLTAFTVFSILGAIFLFGRGFYELSVTLFVLIFLIDFFILNRNAYPYRYMIPALILLFILVLYPIAFTIRTAFTNYGTGHIMTRQEVVERLLVDPIYTYVVPDSSPLTYSVYVRFEGTQPTNDFRTIVFDGSSYYVAREYRVLKSEAGQLILGEAELIKLSESGLSLERQNGKIELIRDSGKIYRYFYNPEDSSTYINEDYFKYSILFPIMSKIEFVDSNGNRFAVRQNEDGKLLMYNIRHLYKLGLAETIEKGKSIVKTVLINTITNRPLIEENGTIYDINEKGEKVAVGGYISYYGLKNFTRIFTDPTVSGPFAKIFVWNFTWAALSVLFTFVIGLILALVLNNPNLRGRAIYRSLLIIPWAIPAFISVLVWKNGFFNETYGILNKFIITQIFGKEPIRWFNDPFWAKVAVLTVNTWLGFPYMMVVSLGALQSIPEDYYEAAAIDGANKWQRFWKITFPLLMTTIAPLLVGSFAFNFNNFVNIYLLTGGGPAMPNTTTPAGSTDILISYTYKLAFEGGRGQDFGFASAISIIIFFIVGTLSFINFRLSGSFEEVNR